The Calditerrivibrio nitroreducens DSM 19672 genome window below encodes:
- a CDS encoding ABC transporter permease: MIKIEKRISNSQYLKSLAKFSSFVIGILLSLFFLKFLGIEMIDLIKNIYFDAFGSIYSFTELLLKMVPLLICSIGVSFAFKMKLWNIGSEGQLYIGALASSLTAIYIPLNSHYFMIFMMFLAAFIAGGLWSGIAGFLKVKLNVNEIIVTLLMNYIAILIVDYLVYGPLKDPEGFNFPYSKKFTDIAKLTTFGDTRLHTGIVLAIFLLILYYILMEKSVWGYEVRVIGSNPNAAKYAGININKNILIIMVLSGGISALAGFTEVSGVLHRLQHSISPGYGYTAIIIAWLSNQSSIGILFSSLFMALIFIAGDTLQLNYQIPISMVNAFQGILLFALLTGDFFINHKITIKRRKNA, translated from the coding sequence ATGATTAAAATAGAAAAAAGAATATCCAACTCCCAATATTTAAAAAGCCTGGCAAAATTTTCCTCTTTTGTCATCGGGATACTACTAAGTTTATTTTTTCTAAAATTTCTTGGTATAGAAATGATAGATTTAATAAAAAATATCTATTTTGATGCTTTTGGCTCCATATATTCCTTTACTGAGTTGCTCCTTAAAATGGTGCCTCTTTTAATATGTAGTATAGGAGTCTCTTTTGCTTTTAAGATGAAGTTATGGAACATCGGTTCTGAAGGTCAGCTTTATATAGGCGCCCTCGCATCATCTCTTACAGCAATCTATATCCCGTTAAACTCACATTATTTTATGATTTTTATGATGTTTTTGGCTGCTTTCATAGCAGGAGGCTTATGGAGTGGCATTGCAGGATTTTTAAAAGTAAAGCTTAATGTAAATGAAATAATTGTAACATTGTTGATGAATTATATAGCTATTCTTATAGTGGACTATCTTGTATATGGCCCATTGAAAGATCCAGAAGGATTCAATTTCCCCTATTCCAAAAAATTTACAGATATTGCAAAACTCACCACATTTGGCGATACCAGACTACACACAGGAATAGTTTTGGCAATATTTCTTCTTATTTTATACTATATCTTGATGGAAAAATCTGTCTGGGGTTATGAGGTAAGGGTGATAGGTAGCAATCCCAATGCTGCAAAGTATGCTGGTATAAATATCAATAAAAATATCTTAATAATTATGGTTTTAAGTGGTGGAATAAGTGCTCTGGCGGGATTTACAGAGGTTTCAGGCGTCCTTCACAGACTTCAGCATTCCATATCACCAGGCTACGGATATACCGCCATAATTATAGCGTGGCTTTCCAATCAAAGCAGTATCGGAATCCTTTTTTCGTCATTATTTATGGCGTTAATATTCATAGCAGGTGATACATTACAACTAAACTACCAGATACCAATATCTATGGTTAATGCTTTTCAGGGGATATTACTCTTTGCTCTACTCACGGGAGATTTTTTTATAAATCATAAGATAACAATAAAGCGGAGAAAAAATGCTTGA
- a CDS encoding ArnT family glycosyltransferase yields MEKLFKHRYTKPTILILYVLSISTFALFPRDLFFGDEVRYADVYLHLKEGDFIALTLNGEPYPDKPPLFFIFIYFLQLITRIPAPQIFFIATSITGAMFIAGSYYFLKIITKNEDKAFYSNILIVSNLYFIALVNFVKMDLIFSFFILLSFTFFYLYYEKDKISFLYLAFIMAGIALFVKGLLGLIFPIVSFIVFCILKKRYRSFLNIHFILGLIVALIPTAIWIFALIKINGFNYVYNSLFYQQTVRRAIDAFHSKKPFYFYLYVLPLIWLPISIVILLKIKDLKRFLSEFKWKDNDGQLYNLVVFITSFLILSLVSSKFPNYLLPIFPSFALSIYQLLINSSKDRKLWFATSIIFIIISSVIGYLTFNRNNFPFIENVNYSWVVSLVGILIAIFLIKYSGKSTNKILSIYSVLIIIFANSLNITFVLPSSPFFSPKIIGEQLKYYSEKGYKPISFDTYSGTYSFYANRSVFETRDKSKIEEFVRNGEKVVIAMSEKNWNRWENKPDSLRLVKRQFMMNKYYVVLTN; encoded by the coding sequence ATGGAAAAACTATTCAAACATAGATATACTAAACCTACAATATTGATTTTATATGTACTATCAATTTCAACTTTTGCTTTATTTCCAAGGGATCTCTTTTTTGGAGATGAAGTACGATATGCTGATGTGTATCTTCACCTAAAGGAGGGTGATTTTATTGCACTCACGTTGAATGGAGAACCCTATCCCGACAAACCACCTCTATTTTTTATCTTTATCTATTTTTTGCAATTGATTACCAGAATCCCGGCTCCACAAATCTTTTTCATAGCCACATCAATAACAGGTGCCATGTTCATCGCCGGAAGCTATTATTTTTTAAAAATTATAACAAAAAATGAAGATAAAGCATTTTACTCAAACATTTTAATAGTATCAAATTTATATTTTATAGCTTTGGTAAATTTTGTAAAAATGGACCTGATCTTTTCATTTTTTATTCTATTATCATTTACATTCTTTTATCTTTACTACGAAAAAGATAAAATATCTTTTTTATATTTAGCGTTTATAATGGCAGGTATTGCACTATTTGTAAAAGGTCTACTTGGACTAATATTCCCCATTGTATCTTTTATCGTATTCTGCATATTAAAAAAGAGATACAGATCTTTTTTGAATATACATTTCATATTAGGGCTTATTGTAGCATTAATTCCAACGGCCATCTGGATTTTTGCATTAATTAAGATAAATGGATTTAACTACGTTTACAACTCCCTCTTTTACCAACAAACTGTAAGAAGAGCGATAGATGCCTTCCACAGCAAAAAACCATTCTATTTCTACCTCTACGTTTTACCTTTAATATGGCTACCAATTTCAATTGTAATATTATTGAAGATAAAAGATTTAAAAAGATTTTTATCAGAATTTAAATGGAAAGATAATGATGGTCAACTATACAATCTTGTTGTATTCATCACATCTTTTCTGATACTTTCATTGGTAAGCAGTAAATTTCCTAACTATCTACTCCCAATTTTCCCCTCATTTGCTCTATCGATTTATCAATTACTTATAAATTCAAGTAAAGATCGCAAATTATGGTTTGCAACTTCCATAATTTTTATAATTATATCATCTGTAATTGGCTATCTTACATTTAACCGAAACAATTTTCCATTTATAGAAAATGTCAATTACTCATGGGTTGTGTCATTGGTGGGGATCTTAATTGCTATATTTTTAATAAAGTACTCTGGCAAATCCACAAATAAAATATTGTCAATATACTCAGTGCTTATAATTATATTTGCAAACTCACTTAATATAACATTTGTGTTACCATCCAGCCCTTTCTTTTCCCCAAAAATCATAGGTGAACAGCTGAAATATTACTCAGAAAAAGGTTACAAACCGATATCATTTGATACCTATTCTGGTACTTACTCATTTTATGCAAACAGGTCTGTTTTTGAAACAAGAGATAAATCTAAAATAGAAGAATTCGTTAGAAATGGTGAAAAAGTTGTAATAGCCATGTCCGAAAAGAATTGGAATAGATGGGAAAACAAACCTGATTCTCTTAGATTAGTAAAAAGACAATTTATGATGAATAAATACTATGTAGTATTAACTAATTAG
- a CDS encoding ArnT family glycosyltransferase — protein sequence MYTLLAFYTSAYAPIFESTEARYAEIAREMIQTENYIEPHFNGIKHFHKPPLTYWFIASGMKIFGINNFGARFFGIIASIITIVFTVKLAKFFIREEERYYAAYVLSSSILFLAVSRIAATDIYLTMFAVVSQYYYFKQIYSRKDTKNSILIGIFLGLGFITKGPIIFLFTLLPFLVMKFFDYHFRRVFSLKDVILSTISFIVISLPWYFMVILKNPDLLNYFLKVQTIERVTTNRFNREKPFYFFFGTIFIATLPYSILIITKIKQLFSNYKSHITLIIYIVTPFIIFSIAKSKLHSYLTPLTPIMSILVLKLYTEYCKPIFNKIVLYFITLLTITFFMASFFTKELRFNPTIIILSLISIAFVILSRKKIETHLFSYNLGLIIVIIFNIVYYSSSIFQDRLMGFENMVNSANIIDPDRKLEALCYKRDLPSTSFYRNKLTVMAFGSPRETQFEKDNNYKKYYIQTEDEMESFIKSNSSFFLFTRGALNEFKDKYKLDCEEKYIQRDYSLSLCTSR from the coding sequence TTGTACACTCTTTTAGCTTTTTACACTTCAGCTTATGCCCCTATATTTGAATCCACAGAAGCCCGCTATGCTGAGATTGCAAGGGAGATGATACAAACCGAAAATTATATAGAGCCTCATTTCAACGGAATAAAACACTTTCACAAACCCCCTCTCACATACTGGTTTATAGCATCCGGGATGAAGATATTTGGGATAAACAACTTTGGTGCAAGATTTTTCGGTATAATTGCATCCATAATCACCATTGTTTTTACAGTAAAACTTGCAAAATTTTTTATAAGAGAGGAAGAGAGATACTACGCAGCATACGTATTATCTTCATCGATTCTTTTCCTTGCGGTTTCAAGAATTGCCGCAACAGATATATATCTAACAATGTTTGCAGTGGTATCCCAATATTACTATTTTAAGCAGATTTACTCCAGAAAAGATACAAAAAATTCAATCTTAATAGGTATCTTCTTGGGGTTGGGTTTTATCACAAAAGGACCAATAATATTTCTATTCACCCTTTTACCATTTCTTGTAATGAAGTTTTTCGATTACCATTTCCGAAGGGTTTTTAGTCTCAAAGACGTTATTCTCTCCACAATATCATTCATAGTAATATCTCTTCCATGGTATTTCATGGTAATTTTAAAAAATCCGGACCTTTTAAACTATTTTTTAAAAGTCCAGACCATAGAAAGGGTCACCACAAACAGATTTAACAGGGAAAAACCTTTTTATTTCTTCTTTGGAACTATCTTCATTGCAACACTACCCTATTCTATTCTTATAATTACAAAAATAAAACAACTGTTTTCAAACTACAAAAGCCACATAACCCTTATTATATATATCGTAACCCCATTTATCATTTTCTCCATAGCAAAAAGTAAACTTCATTCATACCTAACCCCACTAACACCCATAATGAGCATACTGGTATTAAAGTTATACACAGAATACTGTAAACCAATATTTAATAAAATCGTTTTATACTTTATTACATTGCTAACAATTACTTTTTTTATGGCTTCTTTCTTTACAAAAGAATTAAGATTTAACCCCACAATCATTATCCTTTCGCTGATATCTATAGCCTTTGTTATACTCTCCAGAAAAAAAATTGAAACTCATCTATTCAGCTATAACCTGGGATTGATTATAGTTATAATTTTTAATATAGTTTATTATTCATCCTCTATATTTCAGGATAGATTGATGGGTTTTGAGAATATGGTAAATAGTGCAAACATTATCGATCCGGATAGAAAACTGGAAGCCTTATGCTATAAAAGAGACCTTCCCTCCACATCATTTTATAGAAATAAATTAACAGTAATGGCTTTTGGCTCCCCGAGAGAAACTCAATTTGAGAAAGATAATAATTATAAAAAATACTACATACAAACGGAAGATGAGATGGAATCTTTTATAAAATCAAATAGTTCATTCTTTCTTTTCACCAGAGGTGCACTAAATGAATTTAAAGATAAATATAAGTTAGATTGTGAAGAGAAATATATACAAAGGGATTATAGCCTTTCATTATGCACAAGTCGTTGA
- a CDS encoding glycosyltransferase family 2 protein: MPEIKKISFVLPVYNEEGNLYNLYSEISEVAKDLPYEYEILFVDDCSIDNSLQIIKSLAEKDNRVRYITFEKNSGQSAALYIGFQNATGDTIITLDADLQNDPKDIPMMLEYYKDYDMVNGWRKNRQDTVSKKIGSKIGNAVRNWFTNETIHDTGCALKIMRAELLKRIKGFKGFHRFIPTLMRLEGAKVIEVPVNHRNRYTGVSKYNNTKRAIQGLYDLIGVRWMISRHIKPIIKEKNFEK; the protein is encoded by the coding sequence ATGCCAGAGATTAAAAAGATTTCATTTGTTTTGCCAGTTTACAACGAAGAAGGTAATTTATATAACCTATATTCTGAGATTTCGGAAGTGGCAAAAGATCTACCTTACGAATACGAAATATTATTCGTAGATGACTGCAGCATAGACAATAGCCTACAAATTATTAAATCATTGGCCGAAAAGGATAACAGGGTAAGATACATCACTTTCGAAAAAAATTCCGGTCAATCGGCTGCTTTGTATATAGGGTTCCAAAATGCCACCGGAGATACAATAATAACCCTCGATGCAGATCTTCAAAATGATCCTAAAGATATCCCCATGATGCTCGAATATTACAAAGACTATGATATGGTAAATGGTTGGAGAAAAAACAGGCAGGATACAGTTTCCAAAAAAATAGGTAGTAAAATCGGTAATGCCGTTAGAAACTGGTTTACAAACGAAACAATTCATGATACCGGCTGTGCCCTAAAAATCATGCGGGCTGAATTGTTAAAAAGAATAAAAGGTTTCAAAGGATTTCACCGATTTATCCCCACGCTTATGCGTCTGGAAGGTGCAAAAGTAATTGAAGTGCCAGTTAATCATAGAAACAGATACACAGGGGTATCAAAATATAACAATACAAAAAGAGCCATACAGGGGTTGTACGACCTTATTGGCGTTAGATGGATGATATCACGACATATCAAACCGATAATAAAGGAGAAAAACTTTGAAAAATGA
- a CDS encoding phosphoribosyltransferase family protein: MIQKAKSLLINFIKEKGAIDGDIINVEQFLNHQVEPLLLSAITDAFEEILKETDFTKIITVESSGIPLATALSLRLNKPFLFLKKKKPITMKEYFEVESYSFTKQASTKLYLSRHCIQKGENVVIIDDFYGNGDTHKAIKSLAEVAGFNILKYLVVFNKSDNDEIFSILNKDLLRDIRNER, encoded by the coding sequence ATGATACAAAAAGCTAAATCACTCTTAATAAATTTTATTAAAGAAAAAGGGGCTATTGATGGTGATATCATAAATGTAGAGCAGTTTTTAAACCATCAGGTTGAACCTTTATTATTATCAGCAATTACAGACGCTTTCGAAGAGATTTTAAAAGAGACAGATTTTACTAAAATAATCACCGTAGAGTCCAGTGGCATACCACTTGCCACAGCACTTTCCTTAAGATTAAATAAACCTTTCCTGTTTCTTAAAAAGAAAAAACCGATTACCATGAAGGAATACTTTGAGGTGGAATCATATTCTTTCACCAAACAGGCTTCCACCAAACTTTACCTTTCCAGGCATTGTATTCAAAAGGGTGAAAATGTTGTTATCATTGATGATTTTTATGGAAATGGGGATACCCACAAAGCAATTAAATCCCTTGCTGAAGTTGCCGGTTTTAACATTTTAAAGTATCTTGTTGTTTTTAATAAATCTGACAACGATGAGATCTTTTCAATACTAAACAAAGATCTTTTAAGAGATATTAGAAATGAAAGATAA
- a CDS encoding phosphatase PAP2 family protein produces MHKSLIYSIFFISYLTLIILSYIFWDIPIINFFYHMKGTVLYKFARDITDFAKAEYQLIPSLIFYLYFRKRNRYYANIALLVFVSVALSGLTTDVIKFVLGRYRPIEYLENHLYGFKFIETQYRYTSIPSGHTTTIFSAMYVLAIFFKKYRFPLIIIGLLMASTRVISLNHYPSDVLAGILVAIIVSSILYKRFEKRGMFTKDGKTIQT; encoded by the coding sequence ATGCACAAGTCGTTGATTTATAGTATCTTTTTTATATCCTACCTGACTTTGATTATTCTATCCTACATATTCTGGGATATACCGATAATCAATTTCTTTTATCACATGAAAGGAACAGTTTTATACAAATTTGCCAGAGATATCACAGACTTCGCCAAAGCAGAATACCAGCTGATACCTTCTTTGATATTTTATCTCTATTTCAGAAAAAGAAATCGCTATTATGCAAATATTGCTTTATTAGTTTTTGTTTCTGTAGCATTATCAGGATTGACCACGGATGTTATAAAATTTGTTCTCGGAAGATATAGGCCTATAGAATATTTAGAAAATCATCTATACGGTTTTAAATTTATTGAAACGCAATATAGATATACTTCAATACCTTCAGGGCATACCACAACAATCTTCAGCGCCATGTATGTTCTTGCTATTTTTTTTAAAAAGTATAGATTCCCACTTATTATCATTGGCCTATTGATGGCATCTACAAGGGTAATATCGCTTAATCACTACCCAAGTGATGTTTTAGCTGGAATTTTAGTTGCAATCATCGTAAGTTCTATATTATATAAAAGATTTGAAAAAAGAGGGATGTTTACAAAAGATGGAAAAACTATTCAAACATAG
- a CDS encoding sensor histidine kinase, giving the protein MKDKRPKKNLQIKITLLIFIMLISISLIVSTYLKKSAEKKAAEIATSYAYAISKVIDSSLSYYMQKGHKSEITSLIDELSTNEYMIGIHIFDNTKELACINPRDKHHTMTSEYMEEILKNVEYRPTLKIIKTKNYHFLAYYSPYANKGECKRCHLEKDIIGTLNVNIDLQKIYKTTLSQANKTFWVLLLSSFFIAAVLSLLINMLIINPIKKIEKGMEELTKNNFDVKIDIKSGDELELLAKNFNEMVDALNNANKTIDSMHKNIIHTDRLMTIGTLTASISHEIKNPLNSIMISSDILMEYCKKNVADTKLKSFLESIIEDAQRIKEIIDQTLNFSRYETSTNEHINIKKLIKSIEIYSKRILFNHENIDFKISENVSDDIFIFGNKTNIEQMLVNILKNAVESIPDDKNGTVTFTVYQDLKDVVFVIEDNGIGIPEDKLELIFKEFYSTKTNGTGLGLSIVKEIVENHSGTLEIVSKVDMGTKITIKIPIKKDKDARD; this is encoded by the coding sequence ATGAAAGATAAACGACCCAAAAAAAATCTCCAGATTAAAATTACATTGCTAATCTTCATTATGTTAATTTCCATTTCCCTCATAGTATCCACATACTTAAAAAAGTCAGCCGAGAAAAAAGCTGCCGAGATCGCCACAAGTTATGCTTACGCTATATCCAAAGTGATCGACTCCTCCCTGTCATATTACATGCAAAAGGGGCACAAATCTGAGATAACAAGCCTTATAGATGAATTATCCACCAATGAATACATGATAGGTATCCATATATTTGATAATACTAAGGAATTAGCATGTATAAATCCAAGGGATAAACACCATACCATGACATCAGAATATATGGAAGAAATTTTAAAAAATGTAGAGTACAGACCTACACTAAAGATAATAAAGACTAAAAACTACCATTTTCTTGCATATTACTCACCTTATGCAAATAAAGGGGAATGTAAAAGGTGCCATCTTGAAAAAGATATTATAGGCACTTTAAATGTAAACATAGACCTCCAAAAGATTTACAAAACCACTCTCTCTCAGGCAAATAAGACTTTCTGGGTGTTGCTACTTTCAAGTTTTTTTATAGCTGCCGTACTTTCTTTACTTATAAATATGTTAATCATAAACCCCATAAAAAAGATTGAAAAAGGGATGGAAGAGCTCACCAAAAACAATTTTGACGTTAAAATAGACATAAAGTCAGGAGATGAACTGGAACTTCTGGCAAAGAATTTCAACGAAATGGTTGATGCCTTAAATAATGCAAACAAAACTATTGATAGCATGCACAAAAACATTATTCACACTGATAGACTGATGACGATAGGAACTTTGACCGCCTCCATAAGTCACGAGATTAAAAATCCACTCAATTCTATAATGATATCTTCGGATATTTTAATGGAATATTGCAAAAAAAATGTTGCCGACACAAAACTAAAAAGCTTTCTGGAATCTATCATAGAGGACGCCCAACGGATAAAAGAGATTATAGATCAGACACTTAATTTTTCAAGATATGAAACATCTACTAATGAACATATAAATATAAAAAAACTGATCAAAAGTATAGAAATATATTCCAAAAGGATATTGTTTAATCATGAGAATATAGATTTTAAAATTTCAGAAAATGTCAGCGATGATATTTTTATCTTTGGTAATAAAACTAATATAGAGCAGATGCTGGTAAATATTTTAAAAAATGCCGTTGAAAGCATACCTGATGACAAAAATGGTACGGTGACCTTCACAGTATACCAAGATCTGAAAGATGTGGTTTTTGTAATAGAAGATAATGGGATTGGTATACCTGAGGATAAATTGGAATTGATTTTTAAAGAATTTTATTCTACAAAAACGAACGGAACAGGGCTTGGATTATCTATAGTAAAAGAGATTGTGGAGAACCATAGCGGTACACTTGAAATTGTATCAAAAGTAGATATGGGTACAAAAATAACTATCAAAATACCAATTAAAAAGGACAAAGATGCCAGAGATTAA
- a CDS encoding ABC transporter permease codes for MLDIIIDTTIRAGTPILYATIGAIIMEKSGIINLGIEGLMLIGALSGFYFTFITNSLFIGFIAAVILSSLAGAIHGILTTYLKANQIVSGLALTMFGTGITALLGKSMVGENIRGLERINIFKDIPLLSPILNQDIMVYLSILLLLLIHFFLYRTTIGLNLRTVGENPYTADNAGINVHLYRLSAVVVGSGIVGLGGAYLSLVYTPLWIENMSAGRGWIAVALVIFSNWDVRKAIIGSYLFGGIAANQLRLQAMGTNIPVQILQSLPYIFTILVLIISSLKNDSSKQNQPESLGNPYDREDRV; via the coding sequence ATGCTTGATATAATAATCGATACTACCATTAGAGCGGGTACACCAATTCTCTATGCCACAATAGGTGCCATAATAATGGAAAAAAGTGGTATCATAAACCTTGGTATTGAGGGGTTGATGCTCATAGGAGCACTATCAGGTTTCTATTTTACATTTATCACCAACAGCTTATTCATAGGATTCATAGCGGCAGTAATCCTATCCTCCCTTGCAGGAGCTATACATGGTATTTTAACCACATATTTAAAAGCCAATCAGATAGTCAGTGGTCTTGCCCTAACGATGTTTGGTACAGGTATTACGGCTTTGCTTGGTAAGTCTATGGTGGGGGAAAATATAAGGGGTCTGGAAAGAATCAACATATTTAAAGATATTCCATTATTAAGTCCAATATTAAATCAGGATATTATGGTCTATTTAAGCATTTTATTACTTTTGTTGATACATTTTTTTCTATACAGAACAACGATAGGTTTAAATTTAAGAACTGTGGGAGAAAATCCCTATACAGCTGATAATGCAGGTATAAATGTACATCTATATAGACTTTCCGCAGTTGTGGTGGGCTCTGGTATAGTTGGCCTGGGTGGTGCATATTTGTCGTTAGTTTATACCCCTTTATGGATCGAAAATATGTCCGCCGGAAGAGGTTGGATTGCAGTGGCCCTCGTTATCTTTTCAAACTGGGATGTACGTAAAGCCATAATAGGTTCTTATCTCTTTGGTGGTATAGCAGCTAATCAACTCAGGCTTCAAGCAATGGGTACAAATATACCGGTTCAGATCCTTCAATCTTTACCGTATATCTTTACCATACTTGTATTGATCATTTCATCACTAAAAAATGACAGCTCAAAACAAAACCAACCGGAATCTCTTGGTAATCCTTATGATAGAGAAGATAGAGTATGA
- a CDS encoding lipid-A-disaccharide synthase N-terminal domain-containing protein, with amino-acid sequence MKNEWWLLAIGFLGQGLFFMRFFVQWIYSEKQRKSIIPESFWYFSIGGSICLLIYAVLRRDIVFTIGQTTGFIIYFRNLYFIKKEKRKKIANS; translated from the coding sequence TTGAAAAATGAATGGTGGCTTTTGGCGATAGGTTTTTTGGGGCAGGGTCTATTTTTTATGCGTTTTTTCGTCCAATGGATATATTCTGAAAAACAGAGGAAAAGTATCATACCAGAATCTTTCTGGTACTTTAGTATTGGAGGAAGTATCTGCCTTCTCATATATGCTGTCCTCAGAAGAGATATAGTTTTCACAATTGGACAAACAACAGGTTTTATTATATATTTTAGAAATCTCTATTTCATCAAAAAAGAAAAAAGGAAAAAAATTGCCAACAGTTAA